The window TCCCGCCGCACGACGCCGACGCGGTACAGGCGGCCGTCGGCGCACTCGCCGCCGACCCGGCTCGCGCGGCGGCCTACGGGCGGGCCGGGCGGACCATGGTCGAGGGCCGGACGTGGGAAGCCGTCGGCGATCAACTGCTGGACCACTACGACGACGTGCTGCGCGGCCGGACGGCGGTGGCCGCATGACCGGGAGCGAGCAGGGAAAGACCATTGTCCGCCTGGCGAACTTCGTCACCCCGTCCTCCGGTGGACTGCGCACCGCCCTGGACGAACTCGGCCGCGGCTACCTCGCGGCCGGGCACGAGCCGGTGCTCGTCGTGCCCGGTGACAGCGCGAGCGACGTACGCACCGCGCAGGGCAGGGTGATCACCCTCCCGGGACCGGCGCTGCCGGGCAGCGGCGGCTATCGCGTACTGGCCGGCCGCCGCACTCTCCGGCACCTCCTCGAAACGCTGCGGCCCGACCGCCTGGAGGTCTCCGACCGCACCACCCTGCGTTGGACGGGCGAGTGGGCCCGCCGCGCCCGGGTGCCCGCCGTGATGGTCTCCCACGAGACGGCGGACGGGGTGCTGCGCACCTGGGGCGTCCCGGCCGGTGCGGCCGCGCGGACCGCCGACCGCCTCAACACCCTCAGCGCACACGCCTACACCCGGATCGTGTGCACCACGGAGTGGGCGGAGCGCGAGTTCGTCCGGATCGGCGCACGCAACGTGGTCCGCGCCCCCCTCGGCGTCGACCTGCGCCGCTGCCGCCCCGGCCGGCGCAGTCTGGTCCTGCGTGCCCGGCACGTCCGCGGCCGGTCCGTGCTCCTTCTGATGTGCTCCCGTCTCTCGGTGGAGAAACGGCCCGGCCGGGCCCTGGACGCGCTCGCCGTCCTCAACGGCCTGGGTGTGCGTGCGACGCTGGTGGTCGCCGGTGACGGGCCGCTGCGCGCGGGGCTGGAGAGCCGGGCGCGGGCGGAGCGGCTGCCGGTCGAATTCCTGGGGCATGTGCGGGACCGCGAACGGGTGGCGGATCTGCAGGCCGCGGCCGACCTCTGCCTGGCCCCCGGCCCCGCCGAGACGTTCGGCCTCTCGGCCCTGGAAGCACTCGCCTGCGGCACCCCGGTGGTGGCGAGCGCGAGCTCCGCGCTGCCGGAGGTGATCGGCGAAGCGGGAGTCGCCGCGGTGGACACCGGCGAGGCGTTCGCCGCGGCCGTACAGGAGTTGCTGGCGCGCCCGGAAGCGGAGCGGCGCGCTGCGGCGAGACAACGCGCCGAACTCTTCGGCTGGGACCGCTCGGTGGCGGCGTTCCTGGCCGCCCACGAGGTGCCCGACCGGGGCGGGATACCGGGGGTGCGGGCATGACGGGGGCGGTGGCGCGGGTGGCCGCGCCGGCGGCGGGGGCGATGGTTGCGCCGGTGCCAGGGGCGCCGGCGCCCGCGTCGGGCTCTGCGTCGGCTCGGGTGCCCGTGACGGGGGTTCTGCCGGTTTCGCCGGGGGCCGTGCCGACTTCTGTGTCGGCCCGCGTATCCGTGACGGAGGCTCCGCCCTTGCCGCCGGCGTCGCCCGCACCCGCCTCATCCTCCGTAGCGGCTGGCCTCCCCATGACGGCCGCTCCGCCTGTAGCGCCCGAATCACCTGCGCAGACCGGCACCCCCGGTCGCCCGATCCGGTTCGCCGCGCTCGGGGACTCGTTCACCGAAGGTATCGGTGATCCCGTCCCCGGCGGCCGTCGCGGCTGGGCCGCGTTGCTGGCGGACGGGATCGGGAACGGCCGGCGAGGCGTCGAGTTCCGCAACTTCGCCGTCAGCGGTTCGCTCTCCAGCGACGTCCGTGACCTGCAGGCCCCGGCCGCCGCCGCCTTCCGGCCCGACCTGGCCTCCATCGTCGTCGGCGTCAACGACACCCTGCGCCGGTCGTTCGACATCCGGCTCCTCGCCCAGCGGCTGGACGAGGTCTGCGCGCTCCTGACCGACGGCGGGGCCGTAATCCTCACGGCCTGTCTGCCCGATCCCGGCGCCGTCCTCGGGCTGCCCGCGCCGCTCGGCCGGCCGCTGGCCCGGCGGCAGAATGCGGTGAATGCCGTGGTGCATGCGTTGTCCGCCCGCTACGACGCCGTCCATCTGCATGCCTCGGACGGGGACTGGGTCTCCGACCGTTCGCTGTGGAGCGCCGACCGGCTCCATCCGGCCGAGCGCGGCCATCGCACGGTGGCGGCGGACTTCCACAGGCTGCTCGCCGCCCGTGGTCTGGCCCTCGGCACCCCGCCCGGGCGTGAGCCGGAGCAGCCGCCGCCGAGCCGCACCGACTCGTTGCTCTGGCTGGCCACGGCGGGCACCGGATGGCTGGTCCGCCGGAGCACCGATCTGCTGCCCCAACTGCTGTGCCTGGCAGGAGCGGAGATACGGCACTGGGCGCGCGGCACGAGCGCGCAGCTGGACCGGCGGGCCGACCAGGCACTGCAGGGCGCGCTCGCCACGGTCACGCTCAGAACTCCGCCCGCCGTGCCACCCGCCCCGTTGCCGGTGCCGCACGTCACTATGGAGGGGTGACTGGACGCTGGGAGTTCTGGATCGATCGTGGCGGAACGTTCACCGACGTGGTGGGCCGCGATCCGGACGGGCGGCTGGTCACCCGCAAGCTCCTCTCGCACGATCCGGACCGCTACCGGGACGCCGCAGTGGCCGGGATCCGTCTGCTGCTGGGCCTCGGCCCCACCGACCCGGTCCCCGCCGACCGGGTCGGCAGCGTGAAGATGGGCACGACCGTCGCGACCAACGCCCTGCTGGAGCGGCGGGGCGAGCCGACCGTCCTGGTGATCACCGAAGGGTTCCGCGACGCCCTGCGCATCGCGTACCAGAACCGGCCGCGCCTCTTCGACCGCCGCATCCTCCTGCCGGAGGCCGTGTACGAGCGGGTGATCGAGGTACCGGAGCGGATCGACGCGCACGGCCGGATCCTCGCACCCCTCGACCTGGCGGCGACGGCCGAGCAGTTGAGGGCCGCGTGGGCCGACGGATTCCGCAGCGCGGCGGTCGTCCTGATGCACGGCTACCGGCACCCCGCCCACGAGACCGCGGTCGCCGCCGCGGCCCGCGAGGCCGGCTTCACCCAGGTCAGCTGCTCCCACGAGGTGAGTCCGCTGATCAAGCTCGTACCGCGCGGTGACACCACCGTCGTCGACGCCTATCTCTCGCCGATCCTGCGGCGGTACGTCGACGAGGTCGCCGGTGAACTGGACGCCGTCCGGCTGATGTTCATGCAGTCCAACGGCGGACTGCGAGAGGCCGCGCACTTCCGTGGCAAGGACGCCGTGCTCTCCGGTCCGGCAGGCGGAGTCGTCGGCATGGCCCGTACGTCCGAACAGGCCGGATTCGACCGGGTCATCGGCTTCGACATGGGCGGTACGTCCACCGATGTGTCGCACTACGCCGGCGAGTTCGAGCGCGAGCTCGGCACCCAGGTCGCCGGCGTACGGATGCGCGCCCCCATGATGAGCATCCACACCGTCGCGGCCGGCGGCGGCTCCGTCCTGCACTTCGACGGCCGGCGCTACCGGGTGGGACCCGACTCCGCGGGCGCCGTCCCCGGCCCGGCCTGCTACCGCCGCGGCGGGCCCCTCACCGTCACCGACGCCAATGTCATGCTCGGCCGGGTCCAGCCCGCGCACTTCCCCGCCGTCTTCGGACCCGACGGGGACCTGCCGCTCGACGCCGATGTGGTGCGCGAGCGCTTCGGTGAACTCGCCGACGACGTGGCCCGGGCCACCGGAATGCGACGTACCGCCGCCGAGGTCGCCGCCGGTTTCCTGGAGATCGCCGTGCTCAACATGGCGAACGCGGTCAAGAAGATCTCCGTGGAGCGCGGCCACGACATCACCCGCTATGCCCTCACCTCCTTCGGCGGCGCCGGCGGCCAGCACGCCTGCGCCGTCGCCGACGCGCTGGGCGTCGACACGGTCCTCGTACCGCCGCTGGCCGGGGTGCTGTCGGCGTACGGCATCGGTCTCGCGGACGCGACCGCCATGCGCGAACAGTCGGTCGAGGCGGAACTTGACGACGAGGGGACCAGGACCCGGCTGGGAGAGCTCCACGACGACCTGGCCGCCCGCACCCGCGCCGAACTGCGCGCCGACGGCCTCGCGGACGATGTGATCAGCACGCACGCCCGGGTGTATCTGCGCTACGCGGGCACGGACGCGAGCCTGCCGGTCGACCTGGACACCGCGCCCGCGATGACGGAGGCGTTCGCGACCGAGCACCGCGCCCGCTACGGCTTCACCATGGACCGGCCGCTGCTCGCCGAGGCGGTATCGGTCGAGGCGACCGGCGCGGCCGGCCGGCACGTAACGCACCCGGTGGACCGGAGGGCCCGTCAGGGCGTGCCGCAACCGCATGACATGGCACGGATGTTCGCCGACGGTGGATGGCAGGACACCCCGCTCCACCGGCGCGAGGCGCTGCACCCGTCGGACACCTTCACCGGCCCCGCGGTGATCGCCGAGGCCGACGCCACCACCGTCGTCGATCCCGGCTGGCAGGCCACCATCGGCGACACCGGCCATCTGCTGCTCACCCGGGTCCGCCCGCGCCCCGGCCGGACCGCGATCGGTACGCGCGTGGACCCCGTCATGCTGGAGGTGTTCAACAATCTCTTCATGTCGATCGCCGAGCAGATGGGCGTACGCCTGGAGAACACCGCCCACTCCGTCAACATCAAGGAGCGGCTCGACTTCTCCTGCGCCCTGTTCGACGCGAACGGCAACCTGATCGCCAACGCCCCGCACATTCCGGTGCACCTCGGCTCGATGGGGGAGTCCATCAAGGAGGTGCTCCGGCGCAACGGCACCACGATGCGCCCCGGCGACGTGTACGCCATCAACGACCCGTACCACGGAGGTACGCATCTGCCCGATGTGACCGTCGTGACCCCGGTGTTCGACGGACGCGGGACATCCGGCGACGGTCGCGCCGGGCTGCGGTTCCTGGTGGCATCGCGCGGCCACCACGCCGAGATCGGCGGCATCACCCCCGGTTCCATGCCCGCCTTCAGCCGCACCATCGACGAGGAAGGGGTGCTGTTCGACAACTGGCTGCTGGTGAGGGACGGCACATTCCGTGAGGCCGAGACCCGCGAGCTGCTCACCGGCGCCGCATACCCGTCCCGCGATCCCGACACCAATCTCGCCGACCTGCGCGCCCAGATCGCCGCCAACGAGAAGGGCATCGCCGAACTGCGGCGCATGGTGGACCAGTTCGGTGCCGAGGTCGTCGACGCGTACATGGGTCATGTGCAGGACAACGCCGAGGAGTCCGTACGCCGGATCATCGCGGAGCTGCGCGACGGTTCGTACCGCTACGAGACCGACAACGGCGCCGTGATCGAGGTCGCGCTGGCCGTGGACCGTGACGCCCGCAGCGCCGTCGTCGACTTCACCGGCACCTCACCGCAGCAGCCCGGGAACTTCAACGCCCCGAAGTCCGTCGTCATGGCCGCAGTCCTGTACGTCTTCCGGACCCTGGTCGCCGACGACATCCCGCTCAACAGCGGCTGTCTCAAGCCCCTGGAGGTCAGGGTCCCGGAGGGCTCGATGCTGGCCCCCGTCCATCCGGCGGCCACCGTCGCCGGCAACGTGGAGACCTCCCAGGCCGTCACGGGCGCGCTGTACGCGGCGCTCTCCGTCCAGGCGGAGGGCTCGGGCACCATGAACAACCTGACCTTCGGCAACGACCGTGTCCAGTACTACGAGACGGTGGCCAGCGGCTCGGGCGCGGGCGACGGCTTCGACGGCACCGACGCCGTGCAGACCCATATGACCAACTCCCGTCTCACCGACCCCGAAGTCCTCGAATGGCGCTACCCGGTGCTTCTGGAGAGCTTCCGGGTACGCGACGGCAGCGGGGGAGCGGGCCGGTGGCACGGCGGCTGCGGGGTGGAGCGCAGACTCCGGTTCCTCGAACCCGTGACGGTGGCGCTGCTCTCCGGACATCGCCGCGTCCCGCCGTACGGCATGGCGGGCGGCGAACCGGGCGCGCTGGGCAGCCAGCACATCGAGCGTGCCGACGGCGCGAGGACGGTCACCCCGCTGAAGGGCTGCGATACGGCCGATCTGGCGCGCGGCGACGTGCTGGTGCTGCGCACTCCGGGCGGCGGAGGGTACGGAGCCGGGGAGCGCGGGAACCCGTCGCCGCCGGAACCGGAACGACCGTCGCAGCGTGGCTGACCGACCGTGTTGTGCGGTCCCGGCCGACGGTGGGGCAACCGGTAGCTTCTGCGCCGTTTCGACCGTTGTCAGTGTGAGGACCTAATCTGTGCAGCGTGACTTCGCCTGCCTACACGGACAACGCTGCGCCCCAGCTCAGCGCGGGGCCGCGGCCTGCCCCGGGCCCGGCCGCCGACGAGGGGCTCTCACGGCGGCTACGAGCGCTCGCCTGCACGGCGCCGCTGCACGACCTCGACGTGCGCAAGGCGAATCTGGCCGGTGAGTACACCGTCTACGCGATGGCGGAGGTCGCGCTCGCCGCGATCGACCAGGTCACGCTGCACATGGACTTCGACACGGGCGCCGACCACGATCAGATAGTGGCCAAGCTGCTCCCGCGCGTCGCCGCCCAGGCCCCGCGCCGCCCCGTGGCGGAGCACGAGCGCGTCGCCCGCTGGGTGCTGGAGAACCTGATCAATGTCGGAAGCGTGGACCGCGGCTTCCGCGCGGTGTACGGGACTTTCGGCGCCGACGGGGTATATGTCCGCAGGGACTACGACTTCAAGCTGATCGAAGAGGTCCCCGGCTACGGCGGCAGCGTCTATCTGAGGGCCACCGACGAAGCGGTCAACGTCCTGGTCGGTGCCCTCGACACGGACGTCACCAGCGCCCAGATCGCCGCCGAGGTGAAACTGGAGGTGCTGATCAGCCGGGGCCGCCTCGCCGACGCGCAGCTCGCCGCCGAACAGGCCCGCTATCGCACCGTGCAGTACGCGGAGACGCTCCGCAGGACGCTGGAAGCGACCCGGCGCAACGTCAGGGCCGTCGACTGGCTAAACGCCGTGCCCGACATGATCGCCGAGGCACTGGACCACGTCGCCGACCGCTACCGTCACGAGAATGCGATCCTCACCAACATCCGCAAGGCCAGGGACGAGGCGGAGGACCCCGAACACAAGCGCCGCGCCGCCGAACTCGTCGACATAGTCAAGGACTGCATCCGCCGCCACACCCAGCTGCAGTCCCGCCTGCTGGAGGCAGGACCGCTGTTCCGTGCCGAGCAGGACCGGCAGGCGTTCGCCACCCCGACGGCCAGGACCGGCCTCGACCTGTACGGCCAGCTGGTCGCCCCGCTGCTGCCGCTCCCCGTCGAACAGGCCACCCGCGTCACCGACGCGTTCTTCGCCCACGGCACGGGGCTGCGCACGCCCACATCCGTACGCGTGGCCGACCTGGTCGACATGCTGCTCACCCCGCCCCTGGAGCGTGAGCATCTGGGCGCCGAGATGCCCGAGCCGGACCTGATCGCCACCCCGGACGACAGCAGGTTCAGCGAGGAGCAGCTGGCGAGCGCCATGAATCTCCTCGATCTGGAGCACGACGCACCGCGCCGGCTCTCCGGGCTCCTCGCCGAGGCCCGGCGGAGCGATCCGGACCTGCCCTATCTGGTCGCTCTGCTCGCGGTCCACGCCGCATCCCCGCCGGTCGGCACGGCCTACCGGCAGGGCGAGCGGCGCCTGCTGTTCGCCGTGGACGACGGGACCGAGCTCGACGACCCGGAGTTCGGCGGCGCCGACCTGATCGTGGGCATGGCCCTGCTGGACGCGGCCGGTATGGCCGCGGACCGCTCGGAGGCGTCATGAGCGGGCCGCGGCGCCGGGGCCGCCCCCGCCCCCACCCCGGTCACCGGAGATCCGGTCCCGGCCACCGCCACGCCTGCTCCGGTCACCGGCGATCCGGAGCAGGCCACCGCCGAGCCGGAGTCGGCGCCCCCCAGCGCGCGGTCCGGCCCGCACCGTTCCCGACGGACACCGGCAGAGCCCGCGCCGTCCACCCCGTACCACCGATCTTCCGCACCGAGGAGCGACCGTCGTGAGCGACCACCGCGCAGAGCACACCGACGCGTGGAGCGAGCCGACCGCCGGGTACGCCACCGTCGGGTACGCGCCCGACGGCGATGCGGCCCACGAGACCACGGCGCCCGCCGCCGTCACACCGGCCGACGCGGCCGACGCGGCCCGGCTCGTCGCCTTCGGGCTGCAGCCCAAGCTGCTGCCCGCCCGCGACGCCGAATACGCCGAGCTGCTCCGCCGCTACCGGGAAGAGACCCCCTTCGCCCGGCTCGCGGACGCCGTGGCCACCGGACTCGGTCTCGTCGTCCTGGAGGTGTCCACCCGGGCGGGCATGGCCGTGACGGCGGGCGAGGACTCGGTCTTCGCCGTCCGCATGGGCGACTACGCCCGCCGCGCCTCGTCCGACTCCGCCGACCGCTTCCTGCACGGACTGGCCCACCTCGCGGTCGCCGCGATGGCCTTCCCGCGCCCCGAGGACCTCGCCGACGACGCGTACATCGGCCGGATCACGGTCAACGGCATCGACGCGTTCGTACGCCAGGCCTGCCACCGCCTGGAGGAGCGTGCCGAGGAACACGGCGACAACACCGACCCGGCCACCGACGCCCCCGGACTGGAAGCGGCCTGGCGGATCTACGCCCGGCGCAGCGCCACCGGTGCGACGAAGGACGCCCGGCGGCTGGCCGGCTCCACCACCGGCATCGTCGGCAAGGCCGTCGCCTTCCTCACCGACTCCGGCTTCCTCCAGCGCACCGGGGACGACGCCGGGGGCGCCTTCCGCACCACGGCCCGCTACCAGCTGCAGGTCCGCGACATGGCGGGCACCGCCGCCATGGCCGAACTGCTGGAGCTCGGCGTCGTACCCGTCACCGACGGAACGGCGACGCTGCTGCCGCCGCCCGACGGCGACGACCTGGAGCTGGCGGCCGACGCCGGTCTGCCCTTCCACGCCTGAGCACCCCCACCGCCGCCCCACTCCTGCTTTCCGAACGACGAGAGTCCGCCGCCATGTACGAGCTGTCCCGGGTCCGCCTCTACTCCATCGGGCCTGCCGGTGCGCGCTACGCCGACACCGTGCTTGACCTGCGCGGAGTGGGCGAGCCCGTGCCCCACCCCGCGCCGGCCCAGGCGGAGTTCTTCGAGGAGGAGCCGGTCGGCCCGCCGCGCCGCCCCGCGCCCGCCGGTGTGCTGTTCCTGGAGAACGGCGGCGGCAAGTCGGTCCTGCTGAAACTGATCTTCTCGGTGATGCTGCCCGGCCACCGCAACACCCTGGGCGGTGCCAGCTCCGGCGTACTGCGCAAGTTCCTGCTCGCCGACGACTGCGGCCATGTCGCCCTGGAGTGGCAGCACACCCTCACCGGTGAGTGCGTGGTCGTCGGCAAGGTCAGCGAATGGCGCGGACGGCAGGTCTCCAACGACCCCCGCAAGTTCGCCGAGGCCTGGTACTCCTTCCGCCCCGGGCCCGGACTCAGCCTCGACTCGCTGCCGGTCGCCGAGGCCACCGCCGTCGGCCGCCCCGTCGAAGGTG is drawn from Streptomyces sp. NBC_01717 and contains these coding sequences:
- a CDS encoding hydantoinase B/oxoprolinase family protein; translated protein: MTGRWEFWIDRGGTFTDVVGRDPDGRLVTRKLLSHDPDRYRDAAVAGIRLLLGLGPTDPVPADRVGSVKMGTTVATNALLERRGEPTVLVITEGFRDALRIAYQNRPRLFDRRILLPEAVYERVIEVPERIDAHGRILAPLDLAATAEQLRAAWADGFRSAAVVLMHGYRHPAHETAVAAAAREAGFTQVSCSHEVSPLIKLVPRGDTTVVDAYLSPILRRYVDEVAGELDAVRLMFMQSNGGLREAAHFRGKDAVLSGPAGGVVGMARTSEQAGFDRVIGFDMGGTSTDVSHYAGEFERELGTQVAGVRMRAPMMSIHTVAAGGGSVLHFDGRRYRVGPDSAGAVPGPACYRRGGPLTVTDANVMLGRVQPAHFPAVFGPDGDLPLDADVVRERFGELADDVARATGMRRTAAEVAAGFLEIAVLNMANAVKKISVERGHDITRYALTSFGGAGGQHACAVADALGVDTVLVPPLAGVLSAYGIGLADATAMREQSVEAELDDEGTRTRLGELHDDLAARTRAELRADGLADDVISTHARVYLRYAGTDASLPVDLDTAPAMTEAFATEHRARYGFTMDRPLLAEAVSVEATGAAGRHVTHPVDRRARQGVPQPHDMARMFADGGWQDTPLHRREALHPSDTFTGPAVIAEADATTVVDPGWQATIGDTGHLLLTRVRPRPGRTAIGTRVDPVMLEVFNNLFMSIAEQMGVRLENTAHSVNIKERLDFSCALFDANGNLIANAPHIPVHLGSMGESIKEVLRRNGTTMRPGDVYAINDPYHGGTHLPDVTVVTPVFDGRGTSGDGRAGLRFLVASRGHHAEIGGITPGSMPAFSRTIDEEGVLFDNWLLVRDGTFREAETRELLTGAAYPSRDPDTNLADLRAQIAANEKGIAELRRMVDQFGAEVVDAYMGHVQDNAEESVRRIIAELRDGSYRYETDNGAVIEVALAVDRDARSAVVDFTGTSPQQPGNFNAPKSVVMAAVLYVFRTLVADDIPLNSGCLKPLEVRVPEGSMLAPVHPAATVAGNVETSQAVTGALYAALSVQAEGSGTMNNLTFGNDRVQYYETVASGSGAGDGFDGTDAVQTHMTNSRLTDPEVLEWRYPVLLESFRVRDGSGGAGRWHGGCGVERRLRFLEPVTVALLSGHRRVPPYGMAGGEPGALGSQHIERADGARTVTPLKGCDTADLARGDVLVLRTPGGGGYGAGERGNPSPPEPERPSQRG
- a CDS encoding SGNH/GDSL hydrolase family protein; the encoded protein is MTAAPPVAPESPAQTGTPGRPIRFAALGDSFTEGIGDPVPGGRRGWAALLADGIGNGRRGVEFRNFAVSGSLSSDVRDLQAPAAAAFRPDLASIVVGVNDTLRRSFDIRLLAQRLDEVCALLTDGGAVILTACLPDPGAVLGLPAPLGRPLARRQNAVNAVVHALSARYDAVHLHASDGDWVSDRSLWSADRLHPAERGHRTVAADFHRLLAARGLALGTPPGREPEQPPPSRTDSLLWLATAGTGWLVRRSTDLLPQLLCLAGAEIRHWARGTSAQLDRRADQALQGALATVTLRTPPAVPPAPLPVPHVTMEG
- a CDS encoding glycosyltransferase encodes the protein MTGSEQGKTIVRLANFVTPSSGGLRTALDELGRGYLAAGHEPVLVVPGDSASDVRTAQGRVITLPGPALPGSGGYRVLAGRRTLRHLLETLRPDRLEVSDRTTLRWTGEWARRARVPAVMVSHETADGVLRTWGVPAGAAARTADRLNTLSAHAYTRIVCTTEWAEREFVRIGARNVVRAPLGVDLRRCRPGRRSLVLRARHVRGRSVLLLMCSRLSVEKRPGRALDALAVLNGLGVRATLVVAGDGPLRAGLESRARAERLPVEFLGHVRDRERVADLQAAADLCLAPGPAETFGLSALEALACGTPVVASASSALPEVIGEAGVAAVDTGEAFAAAVQELLARPEAERRAAARQRAELFGWDRSVAAFLAAHEVPDRGGIPGVRA